The DNA segment ACTCCGTCGGCAACATCTTTATTAAGATTTATCTCAAAATAATCCCCCAAAGGCTCTGTGTCGCTTCTAGGTATAAGAGCTAAAATTGAGTTTTTAGCGACATTAACTTGTAAAAATGAGCTTTGATCTAGCTCTTTTACCCCTATAAAATTTATGCCTTCGTTAAAAAGTTTTGCACAAAGTGCGTATGTAAAAATATCTTGCGGGGCTTTTACATAAAATGAACCGTCTAGTTCTGGGTGATTTTGTGCAAAAAGTGCGTTCGTGCAGAGCTTTATACGAGGTTTTTCAAAACTTGCTAAAAGGCTTAAAACACGCTCATCGGCTTTAAAAATTTTATTTGTGGCTTTTAAATTTGTGGGCATTACAAAGTCAAATGGTGCAAAATCGTATAAAATTTGTATCTGAAATTTAGAACCAAATGCACTTAATTTAAGCGTTTTGCCCTCTTTTAGCTCATTAAAGGAAGCCTCTAAAAGCTTAAAAAATGACGCCTCATCGACATTTTTTTCAAATACTATAACTTCACTAAAAACACCAAATTCGTTTTTACAAAGTTTGTCGTTTTCTAAGAAATTTCTAACCATAAATGGTGTGATGTTTGAGGTGGTTTTGGTGATTTTTTTAGGCTTTTCTCCAAGCATTTTCTCGCAGGTATAGACTTTTGAGCTTTGTGTAAAAATACTGTATGGCAACTCTTGTGAGAGTTTGTCTGAAAATTTTAACAGCTCATCATCAGAACCTTTAGCAAAAAGCGTAATTAAATCTTTATCTTTTAAAACACTGCTTTCTAAATTCTCGCTAAAATAAGCCAAAAAATGCTCCAAAATTTCACTATCGCCTAAATATTCAAACTCAAATGCAAGTATCATTTAATCCCTTTTTTGCGTAAATGTCAGCCATATCCTGTGGGCTAATCTCAGCTATTTTTTCACACTTAAAGCCAAGTTCGCTTAGGTGATTTATTAGCGTCTTTTCTGCCACTTTTGAGCCGTTTAAAATTTGCTCTGAGAGCTTAAAGCTCATAGGCTCTATTCTACTTGGCACAAGCCCTAAAATTTTGCCTTTTGGGCGGTCGCCACTAAGTGCCATAAGTTCAAGAGTTTGTAGCATTTCAACCTCGTGAGCCGAGCCGTCCCAGCGAATTTTTTGTGGCATATTATCAATGTCAAAAAAATAGACATCGCCAACATTAGCGTCATCGCTGCTAACGCAGTCAATTACGATTAAATAATCGCAATCTGCAATTATAGGCGTAAGTGCGACGGCAAGTGTGCCTCCGTCAATAAATTTAAGGCTATGACTAGCAGAGCTAAATTTATAACTCCGCTCTATCGCCATAGCCAAATGAACGCCAATGCCCTCATCGCCAAACATTACATTGCCAATGCCAAGCACCAAAACTCTCAATGTTTTGCGTCCTCTTTTACGTATTTATAGCCGCTAATGATAGCATCCATCGCTCCGTCCTTGCCTTTTACAGCGTTAAAAATCGCCATATAGACGTGAATTACAACAAAAACCATTATAATCCACATACAAATTCTATGTATCGTCCTAACGTTTGCAAGTCCGCCCATCATCGCCTCAAAGCCACGCATACTCTCATAAATTAGCCCACCAAAACCATCGTGATAAACGTGAGCGTAAAGCACAAGTCCGGTTAGGCAAATAAGCACTAAAATGGCGTAAAAAAACAGATACGAAGCAAACTGCAAAGGGTTATAAACGCCTTTTAAATGCGGGTGCTCGCCCATAAAAAGGTAGTATTTTATCTGCTTAATCCACACAACTGGGTTGATAAAATCAAGTATGCTTCTCCACTCTTTACGGCTGTGTTTATCAAATAAAAATAGGTAAATTTTAAAGATTAAACAGCCAATTAGCACAAATCCAGCGATTTGGTGTGCCATACGCCACTTTGCATTCATAAAAAGCGTAGGTTCGCTTGAAATTTCAGGCGACATAAATACATAGCTAATGTAATAACCGCTAAAAATCAAAAACGCAATAGATATAGCCCTAATCCAGTGAGTTAGTCTAAGACCGATTGAAAATTCATAAACGCCATAACGTTTCATCTCTTTTGCCATAGCACACCCCTTATAAATTTGGATTTATCTTATACTCGCTTAGCGTGTTGCCACTCATATCCATTACGTGAACGGCACAAGCGATACAAGGGTCGTATGAGTGAATTTTGCGGATTATTTCAAGTGGCTGTGTCAAATCAGCTAACTTCGTGCCAATCAAACACGCCTCGTAGCTACCCATTTGACCTTTGCTATCTTTTGGTGAGGCGTTCCACGTGCTTGGCACGACTGCTTGCCAGTTTTCTATCACGCCGTTTTTAATTCTGCACCAGTGGCTAAGTGTGCCTCTTGGGACGTGTCCCATATAAAATCCGCGATACTCTTTATCCTTATCTATCACGTATTTAGCACAAGTTTCGCTATCAACTTTTAAATTTTCAACCAAAGCATTAAAGGCTAAAATGGTATTATCAGCGACGATTTTTGCTTCAAGCATTCTAGTTGCGGTTCTACCTAGCGTTGAAAATACCGCACTTACAGGTAGCCCAGTATCAGCTAGGAATTTATCCACAAGTGGGACTACGTATTTATTGCCTTTTGCGTAATTTACCACGATATTTGCAAGAGGCCCTACTTGAAGTGGCTCTCCGCCGTATCTAGGCGATTTTATCCAGCTGTATTTGCCCTTTGTGTTAAAAATTTTAGAGTGAGCCATTTGCCCCTTGTCATCTACGCTCTCGCCGTCAATTAGCCCAGTGTAGTTTGGCTCGGTTTGTCCATCATAAGGGTGAAGTGGGGCTGGGTTTTGATACCACGAGTGCGTCGCCTCTTCGGTAATTTTATCAGTTTCAACTTCATAAACCTTGCTTATATCGCCGTTTTTAATGATACCGCTATCAAATAGCCACTCGTTTGCTCCGATTTGAAATTCTCTATAAGTGTATAAATTTGCCACGCCGACATCGCCGACTACGCTTGGCTCGTTTGCATAAGCACGACCAGCCATAACGAGATCCGGATAGTAAGCCCTATCAATAAATTCCTGACACTCTTTAAGTTTTGTTAGGTATTCGCCAAGTCTTGCTGGGCTTTGAAGATCCATAACGCAAGTAACTCCGCCAACGGTTAGGCTTTGTGGGTGCGGATTTTTAGAGCCAAAAATCGCCATCATCTGAGCGACTATGCGTTGAATTCTAAGGCACTCTAAGTAGTGAGATAGGACGATTAAATTTTGCTCTGGCGTTAGCTTGTAGGTTGGGTGTCCCCAGTATGCGTTTGCAAATGGCCCAAGATTGCCCTTTTTAGCAAAAGTTGCTACTCTATCTTGCACCTCTTTTAGCTTATCAGCACCACAAGCATAAGGCGTGTCGGTGTATTTAAATGCCTCCTCACTTGCCTTTTTTGGATCAGCCTTAAGTGCCGAAACCACATCAGCCCAATCAACGCCGTGCAGATGATAAAAATGCACGATATGGTCGTGGATAAAAAGCGCTGTATTCATCAGCGTCCTAGTTAGCTGTGCGTTTAGCGGTGGCTTAATGCCAAGTGCGTTCTCAACGGCAACAATACCAGCTTTATAGTGTGAAAATGTGCAAACTCCACAAATTCTCTGCGTAAAAAAGCCGACATCTCTTGGATCTCTGTTTCGCACGATTTGCTCAATCCCACGCCAAAGCGTTGAGCCAGAATACGCCTCTTTTACGACATTATTATCATCAACGACAACCTCAATGCGAAGATGCCCTTCAATACGTGTTATCGGATCTATTACTACTCTTTTATCGCTCATTTTACACCTCGCTATCTTTTCTAGTTGCCGCTATTAATGCGTGTGCGGCAATACCAATGCCTGTTAGGGCTAAAATTCCTATGCCGATTTTATCGCTTACATTATCAGCGCCAAGCCCTAAAACCGTGTTGTAAAGTCTATCGCCCATTGGCTCTTCAAATGGTCCCATATTATCCCAAAAATCAGGCTCAGAACAGCCTATACAGCCGTGTCCAGCTTGGACTGGCCAACTTGTGTGCGAGTTAAAACGCTCACGTGAGCAGTTATTAAACGTATAAGGTCCTTTACAGCCGACTTTGTATAAGCAGTAGCCATTTTTTGCGCCCTCATCGCCAAAATTTTGCACGAACTCGCCAGCGTCAAAATGCCCACGTCTTTCGCAAAGGTCGTGAATTCTAAGCCCGTAAGCCCATTTTGGGCGGTTAAAGACATCAAGTGCAGGTAGTGTGCCAAATAGTAAGAAATGAAGCACGTTGCCGACTATGTTTTTCTCGCTTGGCGGACAGCCCGGGACGTTTATGACCTTTTTATCGGTTACTTTTGATAGGCTAACGGCATTTGACGGATTTGGACGTGCTGCTTGGATACCGCCAAAGCTAGAACAGGTGCCAATCGCAAAAATGGCAGCAGCGTTTTCGCTAGCTTTTACGGCACTTTGTTTGCCAGTAGTGCCGTGAGCACCGATTGTTAGGTAGTGTTCGGTATCGCCGGTTGGAATTCCACCCTCAACCATCAAAACATACTGACCTTTGTATTTTTCAATCGCACTTTCAAGATTATGCTCGGCTTGCCAACCAGCAGCTGCCATTAGTGTTTCGTGATATTCAAGGCTAATGTAGTCAAAAATAAGGCTATCAATCGTAGGCGTATCAGAGCGAAGCAAACTCTCAGAACAGCCCGTGCATTCAGCCATATGAAGCCAAATAACTGGCAGTCTATCGGCTAACTCAGCAGCTCTTGCCACAGCAGGTGTAAAACTCGCAGGTAGTGCCATAAACGCCGTCATCGCACCAGCCCACTTCATAAAATCGCGTCTTGAAAAGCCACTATTTTTTAGAGCTTTTGTTATAGACTCACCCTTATCGATGCTTTTAAGCGAACTAAGCCAATTTAATCGCTCATTTATTTTGATTAAAACATCTTGATTCATACCAACTCCTTATTAAAAAGTTAAATATTTTTACAATATTACTCCTAAGTATGAAAAATTGCTATTAATAAAAAATATTATATTTTAAATATCAAGTTAATTTTATTAATAAAATATGTAAAAATGTAATATTTAAAAAATAACCTAAATATCGCTTTTAATATTAAATTTATTTTTTAAAATAAGAAAAAATTTAAAGTCATACAATGTAAAGGTTTTATATAAATTCGCATATTTAGTACTTTTACTGAAAGTTAATTTAATATAAATAGAAGTGCCTAAGCACTTCTAAAATTTAAATTTTATTAATAACTATCTCGCCATTTGTAGCTAAAATTTCAATCTCATCGCCACTTTCAAGCTCATCTTTTAAAATCATATCAGCGATTTTATCTTCAACAAGCTCATACAAAGCACGTCTTAGCGGTCTAGCACCATAAGTAGGGTCAAAACCAGCACCTGCGATTAGCTTTTTAGCCTCTATGCTTAAACTAGCCTTTATACCACGCCCTAAAAGCACATTTTTTAGCTCTTTAAACATAATCTCTACAATCTCAATCAATCCATTTTCATTTAGTGGATTAAATATTATCGTATCATCAAGGCGGTTTAAAAACTCTGGCTTAAAGTAGTTTTTTAACTCGTTTTTAACGGCATTTTCACGCTCCTCACCCTCTAAATCCATAATAAAATTTGAAGCAATGTTTGATGTTAAAATGATGATTGTGTTTTTAAAATCCACCACCACGCCCTTATTATCAGTCGCCCTGCCATCATCTAAAATCCCTAAAAGCACGTTAAATACGTCCTTATGAGCCTTTTCTATCTCATCAAAAAGTATCACACTATATGGCTTTCGTCGCACTGCTTCTGTTAGCTGACCGCCCTCATCATATCCCACGTATCCCGGAGGTGCTCCAAGTAGGCGAGAGACGCTGTGTTTTTCCATATATTCGCTCATATCAAAACGGATTAATGCCCTTTCATCATCAAATAAAAATTTAGCCAAAGCCTTTGCCGACTGCGTTTTGCCAACACCTGTTGGACCAAGAAATAAAAACGAGCCAATCGGTCTTTTACCCTCATTTAGCCCAGCCTTGTTTCGTTTAATCGCACGTGCTAAGGCGTGAAGTGCTGTGTCTTGTCCCACGACGCTTTGTTTTAAATGCTCTTCAATGTGCAAAAATTTCTGTTTTTCGCTAGTTAGCATTTTGCTAACAGAAATTCCAGTCCATTTGCTAAGTATTCCAGCCACAAGCTCCTCATCAACGCTATTTTTAAGCAGTACGCCATCTTTTTTCATCGCTTCCCATTTGTTTTCAAGCTCGGTTTGCTCTTTTTGTGCTTCTAAAATTTTGCCATATTCAATCTCGGCAGCCTTGTTAAAATCGCCATTTCTACGAGCAAACTCAGCCTCATTTTTTAAGCCGTCAATTCTCTTTTTAGTGTTTGAAATTGAATTAAAAACGCTTTTTTCACTCTCAAATTTTGTCTCCAAGCCATTTTTTTGCTCAATTAAATCCGCCCTTTCTTTTTCTATCTCTGCTAGACGCCCGGCATTTTTCTCATCGTTTTCCATTTTAAGCGCCTCTTTTTCAACTTCAAGAGTTACAATCTCACGCTTAATTCTAGCTAACTCAAAAGGCTCACTCTCAATTTGCATTTTAAGCTCAGCCGCTGCTTCATCTATTAAATCAATCGCCTTATCAGGCAAAAATCTACCCGAAATATAGCGGTCTGAAAGCTTTGCAGCTGCGACTAAGGCACTATCAGTTATCGTTACATTGTGATGAACTTCAAGGCGTTCTTTTATGCCACGCAAAATTTGCAAAGCCTCATTTACGCTTGGCTCCTTTACGTCAATTGGCTGAAAACGGCGTTGTAAAGCAGCGTCTTTTTCAAAATACTTGCGATATTCTTTTAGCGTTGTCGCACCCACTGCGTGAAGCTCACCACGTGCAAGGGCTGGTTTTAGGATATTTGCAGCGTCCATACTGCCCTCACTTGCCCCAGCTCCTACAATTGTATGAATTTCATCTATAAAAAGCACGATATTACCAGCACTTTTAACCTCGTCAATAACCGCTTTTAGCCTATCCTCAAACTCGCCACGATACTTTGCGCCAGCAATCAATGCACTCATATCAAGAGCGATGACACGTTTATTTAAAAGGCTTGTTGGGACATCTTTTGCCACTATTTTTTGAGCTAAGCCCTCAACAATTGCCGTTTTACCCACACCCGGTTCTCCAAGTAATATTGGATTATTTTTGCTCTTTCTTATTAGAATTTGCATCATTCTTGTAATCTCTTCATCTCGCCCAATAACCGGATCAAGTTCGCCGTTTATCGCTTTTTTGGTTAGATCAATACCAAATTTCTCTAAGCTATCAAGCGTTTCATCAGCCGTTTGAGTATCTATTTTTCGCCCAGCACGAATGGCTTCAAGGTTTTTTCTAATCTCAATTAAGTCGCTAAATTTTGATAAAATTCCCTTTATCGGCTCACTGCCTAAATTTGCTAAAATCCACGTATCAACAGCGATAAAGCTATCTCCTAAGCTTGTCATTAGCCCCTTTGCGTTTTCAAGTGAGCTTAAAATTTCGCTTGAAAATTTCAGATTTTGCTGACTTACATTTGAGCTTGTTGGTATATTTGAAATTTGCGATTTTACTTCAAGCTCAATCGCCTCACGACTTACACTCATTTTGTTAAAAACCTGATTTAAAATTGAGCCACTATCAGCTACAAGTCCCCAAAAAACGTGCAAAGGCAAGACCTCTGGGTTTTTGGCGTGAAGTGCTAAACTTGCACCACTTTGCAGGGCATCGCTCATCTGTGCGGTTAGTTGATTTTCTATATTTGCCATATTTTTCTCCTTATATTTATAATGAGAGTATTATATAACTTTAGTCTAAGTATGTCAAGGTTTTTGTAAAAATTATCACTTATATAATAAGAGTGATAAAATAAATTGTTTATAAATTTTAAATTTGACCAGTAAAAATGGGCTATTTTATACTTTTTTTAGCCAAAAGCTATTAAAATAAGCCATTTGAAATTTTACAGGAGTTACAATTGAAAAAAAATAAGTCATTTTTTATTTTTTCTGTTGCGTCTATGTTGACGCTTAGTCTATTTGGTGCATCACAAAAGGATGAGGTTAGTGCTAGAATAGAGGCCTTATCAAAGCTAGATAAGACTATCTCCACGGTTGAAAAATACTATGTTGATGATATAGAATTTAAAGATATTATTGATAAAACCATTGCAGGTCTGATGCAAAATTTAGATGCTCACAGTGCATTTTTAAACGAAAAAGCCTTTAAGGATATGCAAATTCAAACTAATGGGGAATTTGGCGGGCTTGGTATCACAGTTGGTATGAAAGACTCCGCGCTAACTGTCATATCTCCGATAGAGGGTACACCAGCAGATAAGGCTGGAATAAAGTCAGGCGATATTATCTTGCGAATTGACGGTAACTCAACCGTTGGTATGGCGATGGATGAGGCGGTTAGTAAAATGCGTGGAAAGCCAAAAACTCCAGTAACAATAACAATCCTACGCAAAGGCGAACCAAAGCCGTTTGACGTAAAAATAATAAGAGACATCATCAAAGTTGAGTCTGTTTATGCAAAAATGATAGAAAATGGGGATATTTTATACATTAGAGTAACAAATTTTGATAAAAATGTCGTTAGTAAAGCTGCTGAATTTATTAAAAAATATTCAAAGGCAAATGGTATTATTTTGGATTTAAGAAACAATCCAGGCGGGCTTTTAAGCCAAGCGGTTGGACTGGTTGATCTGTTTGTCGATGAGGGTGTTATAGTATCTCAAAAAGGCAAAGATAAGGCAGAGAATGCCGAGTATAGAGCAAGTAAATCTGCTACCATATCAAAAGCTCCGCTTGTAGTGCTTGTAAATGGCGGAAGCGCAAGTGCTAGCGAGATCGTAAGTGGTTCGCTTCAGGATACAAAAAGGGCAGTTGTTGTTGGCGAAAATACATTTGGAAAAGGTAGCGTGCAAGTAATACTTCCAGTCAATAATAAAGAAGCAATCAAGCTAACAATTGCGAGATACTATCTACCAAGCGGTAAAGCCGTTCAAGCAGTTGGCGTAACCCCTGATGTTATCGTTCATTCAAGCAAAGTGCCACAAAATGAAAATGAGGCGTTTATGATTAAAGAGAGCGAATTAAAGGCTCATTTAAAGAGCGAACTTGATAAAATCGAACCAGTGGATGCAAACAAAACGGCAAGTAAAAAAGATGAAAAAGAGCTTATAACCACGCAAAAGGTAAATGATGACTTGCAGTTAAAAACTGCCATAGACGTAGTAAAAGTATTAAAAATAGCAAAATAACCAACACTTTAAAGGAGCTAGTATGCAAAAAAGAGAGATGATCTATGAGGGCAAAGGCAAAAAGATGTATTCAACAGATGATGCAAATCTCATCATCGCTGAATTTAAAGATGACTTGACTGCGTTTAATGCACAAAAAAGGGGCAATGAAGCTGGAAAAGGTGCTTTAAATAACAAAATAAGTACTCAAATTTTTCATATACTGCAAGAAAAAGGGATAAAAACGCACCTTGTTCAAACTCTAAGTGATACAGAACAGCTTATAAAAAAAGTAGATATTATCCCACTTGAAGTGGTGGTTAGAAACATAGCCACAGGCTCTTTAACAAAAAGGCTTGGTATTAAAGAGGGTATCGCTCTACCTTTTAGCTTAGTTGAATTTTACTACAAAAACGATGAACTAAACGATCCTATTGTAACAGACGAGCATTGTATCGCTATGGGACTAGTAAAAAGCGAAAAAGACCTAGACATCTTACGTCATACGGCACGAGAGATAAATGCTATTTTATACAAATTCTTTGAAAGCAAGGGCTTGAAGCTTGTGGATTTTAAAGTAGAATTTGGCGTTGATGCGGACGGAAATATTTTGCTAGCTGACGAGATAAGCCCTGATAGTTGCAGATTTTGGGATTCTAAAACGAACGAAAAACTTGATAAAGACAGATTTAGACAAGGCATTGGCGAAGTAAAAGTCGCTTATGAAGAAGTTTTAAGACGAATTTTATCGTAAGGTGTAAAATGAAAGCAGTTATAAATATAGCACTAAAAAATGGCGTCCTAGACCCAGCTGGTAAGGCGACAGAGCACGCACTTGGTTCGCTTGGCTTTGCAAATGTGAGTAATGTAAGAATCGGCAAACAAATCGTCCTTGACATTGACTCAAACGATAAGAACGAAGCCAAAAAGCAGCTTGAAGTTATGTGTGAAGAGCTTTTGGCAAACACCGTGATTGAAGATTATGAGATAGTGTTATGAAAGTCGCTATCGTTTTATTCCCAGGCACAAACTGCGAAAGAGACACCGAACACGCATTTAAAGTTCTAGGCTGTCAAACAGAAATTATTTGGCACAAGCAAGATAGCTTTAATGCTGATTTGGTTGTATTACCCGGTGGTTTTAGCTATGGCGATTATTTAAGAACGGCCGCTATTGCCAAATTTAGTCCAGCAATGAAAGCGGTCGTCAAACACGCAAAGGCTGGTGGATACGTGCTTGGAATTTGTAATGGTTTTCAAATGCTTTTAGAGCTAGGACTTTTACCCGGTGCTATGCGTAGAAACGAAAGTATGAGCTTTATCTCAAAGTATCATCATCTAAAAGTCATATCAAATAGCAATAGATTTTTATCAAATTTAAGCGTAAATGAGATAGTAAATATCCCTATCGCTCACGGCGAAGGTAACTATTTTACCGATGAAAGCACGCTAAAATCGCTTTATGAAAACGAGCAAGTTTTACTTAAATACTGCGATGAAAACGGGGTAGAACTGAATCCAAACGGCTCGGTTGATAGCATTGCAGGAATTTGCGATAAAGAAAAGAAAATTTTTGGACTTATGCCCCACCCTGAGCGTGCTTGTGAGAAAATTTTAGGCACAGATGACGGGCTAAAAATGCTAAAAGGGCTAGTTTGGTAAAACTCGCCCTTTTTATTTTAACTGCTACTTTCGCATTTGCAACAAGCTCGAATGAGCCTAGCGTATTTGATATGATGGATCGTTCGCAAGATGATAAGCTTGTTTACAAGCCATCACAAAACAAACAGCCAATAATAAATAAAAACACAGACACCAACCAAAAAACGAAAATTTCGCCTGATGAGCTAAAAAACATAGTGCCAACAGATGAGCCTGATTTAAATATCCCTGACTCACAAATTTATGATGTGATAAGTAAAAAAGAGACTGTATTAAAAGCGACAAAAGTGCCAAAATCAGCCTTTGTAGGCGAAATTTTCAGTGTTGAAATTTTACTTGATCCGCAAAGCGATCTTGATTTTGAATTTGAAACAGATATCGACGATAGTAATTTTAAATTTTTAAACAAAAAAGACATTGAGTGGGTAAAGCAAAGTGATGGCAAATATATCGCCACGCTGGTTTTACAAGCAAAAAGCTCAGCGACAAAGTCACTAAAGATTAATGTATCGCTAAAAAGAAACGATCAAGAGTATCAAAATGCAAGTATGAACGTATTTTTGCCAAAATTTAAAGAGATCCGTTCAAAAAGCGATTTTAATAACATTGTAGCTGACATTTTGGAGGTTAAAAAATTTAAAACTACAAAATTTGATGAGAATTCACTGATTATGATAGTTGAGCTATCTGGCAAAAACATCGACTTAGCTTCATTTTACATAGAGGATAAAACTATCCTAAAGCAAGGCGTTGATACGATAGTTGGCAGTTTTGCAAGTCAAAGTGCATACTATTTTGCCGTATTTAAGCCAAACAAACGCACATTAGACTTTAGCTATTACAATCTCTCAAAGTCAAAATTTGAAAGCTTTTCGTTGCCAGTAAGCATAGAAGATGACGAGATCAGCACACAAATTGGGCTAAATCCAAAACAAAGCGAGTTTAGTATCTACAAAAATATCACACTCTATTCGCTTTCAGTGATATTTTTTATACTTACGCTGATACGTCGTAAAGTCAGTTATCTTATCACGACAGCGATTTTCATAGCCCTTAGCGTATACACGTATAATCCATTTAGCAAAGGTATTTTAAAAGCCAATGTAAGCGTTAAAATTTTACCTACTGAGCGATCGACTATTTTTTATACTTCTATAGCAAAAGAGAATATAGAGATACTAAACGAACGGGCTGATTATGTCAAAATTTTATTTAGCGACGGCAAGATAGGTTGGGTTAAAAAAGATGATATTATCAAGAATTAAAGGGGCATTTTACGCTGTTGAATTTATACTAAGTGTAGTTTGTGTTGTTATTTCAATGTGGTTGTTTCCAA comes from the Campylobacter mucosalis genome and includes:
- the purQ gene encoding phosphoribosylformylglycinamidine synthase I, whose translation is MKVAIVLFPGTNCERDTEHAFKVLGCQTEIIWHKQDSFNADLVVLPGGFSYGDYLRTAAIAKFSPAMKAVVKHAKAGGYVLGICNGFQMLLELGLLPGAMRRNESMSFISKYHHLKVISNSNRFLSNLSVNEIVNIPIAHGEGNYFTDESTLKSLYENEQVLLKYCDENGVELNPNGSVDSIAGICDKEKKIFGLMPHPERACEKILGTDDGLKMLKGLVW